In Apis cerana isolate GH-2021 linkage group LG6, AcerK_1.0, whole genome shotgun sequence, the following are encoded in one genomic region:
- the LOC107999095 gene encoding solute carrier family 25 member 16-like yields the protein MVFHIETEKDYEFLLKSLIAGGVAGMCSKTTVAPLDRIKILLQAHNKYYKHLGVLSGLREVIQRERFFALYKGNFAQMIRIFPYAATQFTTFELYKKYLGGLFGKHTHIDKFLAGSAAGVTAVTLTYPLDIIRARLAFQVAGEHIYIGIIHAGITIFKNEGGIRALYRGFWPTIFGMIPYAGFSFYSFEKLKYFCMKYASNYFCENCDRNTGGLVLTIPARLLCGGIAGAVAQSFSYPLDVTRRHMQLGMMHHANHKYSSSMLQTIKMIYKENGIIKGLYRGMSINYLRAIPMVSVSFTTYEIMKQILQLDTGIKL from the exons ATGGTATTTCATATTGAGACTGAAAAggattatgaatttttgttaaaaagtttaattgcCGGTG gaGTAGCTGGAATGTGTTCAAAAACAACAGTGGCTCCATtagataggataaaaatattgttacaagcacataataaatattataagcatttag gAGTTCTTTCTGGATTAAGAGAAGTTATTCAACGTGAACGATTTTTTGCTCTATATAAAGGAAATTTTGCTCAAATGATTAGAATTTTTCCATATGCTGCGACACAATTCACTACATTTGAATTATACAAAaag taTTTAGGAGGTTTATTTGGAAAACATACacatatagataaatttctGGCTGGATCTGCAGCTGGTGTTACTGCAGTTACATTAACATATCCACTTGACATCATTAGAGCCAGACTTGCTTTTCAAGTTGCTggagaacatatatatatagggatTATACATGCgggtattacaatttttaaaaat GAAGGTGGTATTCGAGCATTATACAGAGGATTTTGGCCAACTATTTTTGGCATGATTCCATATGCaggattttcattttattcatttgagaaactaaaatatttttgcatgaaatatgcatcaaattatttttgcgaAAATTGTGATAGAAATACTG GTGGTTTAGTTTTAACTATACCAGCAAGATTATTATGTGGAGGTATTGCAGGTGCTGTTGCTCAAAGTTTTTCTTATCCATTAGATGTGACTAGAAGGCATATGCAATTAGGTATGATGCATCATGCTAATCACAAATATAG ttcTAGCATGTTACAgactataaaaatgatatacaaagaaaatggTATTATAAAAGGTCTATATCGTGGAATgagcattaattatttacgagCAATTCCTATGGTATCAGTTAGTTTTACAACATATGAGATTATGAAACAAATACTGCAATTAGACACaggaataaaattgtaa